The Streptomyces sp. R28 region CGGACGACCAGCCGGCCGGCGGGGCGAACGCGGCGGAGACCGCGGTCGCCCGCATCGTCGAGAAGGTGCTGGAACGGTCCGACATCCGACCGGACCAGGACCTCTTCGAGGCCGGCGCGACATCCCTGGCCTTCGCGCGAATCCTCGCGGAGATGCAGCGCGAGTTCGACGCGAGCGTCGACCTCGCCTCGCTCGGAGACATCGCGTCCGTCCGGCGGCTGGCCGCCGCCGTCGAGTCCCTTGCCGTCACCACTAACGCACCGGCGACAGAAGGAGTATCCGCATGAGCGTCACACCGACCGCCGACCGTTCGTTCGCCCTGAGCCCCGAGGAGCTGAAGCAGTTCCACGAGCAGGGCTTCATCGGCCCTTTCAAGGTGTACGAGGTCGAGGAGATGCGGCGGATCTGGCGCAGGGAGCGCATCCAGCTCATGGATCGCAGCATGGCGGTATATCAGGGACACGCAGCGGAGTCCGGCAACACGAACATCTCCAACTACGACCGTCATCTGGATTCCGCCGTGCTCGCCGACCACATCACCAGGCCGCAGATCGCGGACCGGGTCAGCAGCGTGCTCGGCCCCGACGTCCTGTGCTGGCGCAGTGAGTTCTTCCCCAAGTACCCGGGCGACGAGGGAACGGACTGGCACCAGGCGGACACGTTCGCAAACGCCTCGGGAAAGCCGCAGATCCTGTGGCCCGAGGGCACGGAGGACTTCGGCGGCACGATCACCGTCTGGACGGCGTTCACCGAGGCCAACGAGGAAACCGGCTGTCTGCAGTTCATCCCCGGCACGCATCAGACCATGTTCTACGACGAGACGAAACGGATGCACTACGACCCGGACCGCATCAACCACGAGAAGAAGAAGGGCGTCCGCCGCGGCTTCTTCGGCTACGACTATCGGGAACTGCAGAAGGACCCGGACTGGGAACCGGACGAGACCCAGGCGGTCCCGATGGTGATGCGTCCGGGCGAGGCCATCCTGTTCTGGTCCACGCTGATGCACGCCTCACTCCCGCACGCCGGCCGCACACAGGAGATGAGGCTCGGCTTCGCGGGCCGTTACGTTCCCACGTCGGTGCGGGTCTATCCGGACACGGACGTGGTGGAGGAGTACGGCGGCAGCGTCAGCCTGGAGCGGTACGGAGCCGTCCTGGTCAGCGGAGAGGACCGCTACAGCCACAACCGTCTGGCGACGGAGACCACCCGCGGCCACGCTTTCAAGCGCCGCGCCTGAACCGGTACATCCGAGGAGCCGGCGGGCCGTCTGCCCGCGATCGGCGAAGGCCGGCCGGATCCGCCGGCGCCTGGAGGCGAGGGACCACACCATGACTGCCCACGAGGGAAACGCCACCGGCACGACACGCGTGACCACGCAGGACGGGGTGACGCTGCGGGTGAGGTCGGCCGGTGACCCCGGTCGTCCTGCCGTACTCATCGTGTCGGCGTGCGGAATGCCGGCCGCACTGTGCGATGAGTGGCTGGGACTGCTGGGACGTGACCACCATGCCCTGACCTGGGAGACCCGCGGCCTCTTCGGCGGACCGCACGGCACCGGCGAGGACGCCGGGACATTCGACCGGATGGGGCACGGGGCCGCGGACCAGGCTGGCGACCTCTTGGCGGTCCTGGACCACCACCGGATTCCGCGCGCCCACCTGATGGGTCTGTGCGGTGGCGCGGTTCTCGCGCTGCGCGTGGCGGCGGAACACGCCGACCGTGTGGCGTCGATGAGTTTGTGGCACGGAGACTTCGAACTCGGTACGGATGCCCCGAAGACCAGCCATCAGCGCAATCTCCGCGCGCTCATGGACATCGCCGCGGAGAGCAGGCAGAGCGCGGCGATGGTGCACGCGGCGGTGCCCCGGAACACGACCGCCGAGCTGCCGCCGGACCTCGCCGGCCTGGTGCTCCATCCCTTTCGGGACGCGGAGACGTTCTACCGCTACTCCCTTCTCAACGGCGCCCTGATGGCAGAGGACGTCCGTGACGCCCTGCCTGCGGTCAAGGCTCCGACGCTCGTCGTCACCAGCGAGGACGATCAGACAGCCCATCCGGCGGGGTCACACGCGGTGGCCACCGGCCTTGCCCGGTCGCGGATGCATGTCGCGCCGCACGGTGACCACCTCTCCGTCTTCAGAGCCGGAGACGGTCTGACCGCCGTCGCCCTGGAGTTCCTCGCAGAGGCCGACGAGCAGAGGGTGCGGAGGTCCATATGAGCCATCTCATCGCGACCGTCCTCGGGGACGTGGCGCTCGTCGTACTGGTGTCCTGGCTGTGCGGCGGCCTCGCCCGGCGTCTCGGGCAGCCCGCCGTCATCGGCCAGATCTTCGCGGGCATAGCCTTGGGGCCGACCCTGCTCGGCCGGCTTCCGGGCGATCCGTCCACCTATCTGTTCCCCGCCGAAGCACGGCCGTTCCTGGCGATGCTGGCTCAGACAGCGGTCGTCCTGTTCATGTTCGCGGCGGGCTACGAGATCGACTTCCGTACGTTCAGGGCCGGACGCGCCGCGGTGAGTATCGCGGTGGCCGCGTTGCTGGTCCCGATGGCCCTGGCCGTCGCGGTCGTCGAGTGGTGCGGAGGGCTGTTCTCCGCCGTGGACCCCGGCCACGCGGACCAGGGCTCGTTCGCGATGTTCATGGCGGTGGCGGTCTCGATCACCGCTCTGCCCGTACTGGCGGCCATCGTGCGCGAACGCGGCGCCGCCGGCACACCGGCGGGAACGGTGGCGATCGCGGCGGCCGGTTTCATGGACGTGGCAGCCTGGCTGGTACTGATAGCGGTCCTCAGCGACGCCGGACAGACCACCCGCTGGCCCTGGCCGACCGTGCTCGCACTGCTGGCGGTCTTTTCCGCGTTCCTCTTCGCCGTCGTACGGCCGGTGCTGCGCTGGTGGCTGGAACGGCCTGCCGCCGTCATGAGCGACCCCGTGCCGGTCGCACTGGTCCTCGCTCTGGGGAGTGCGTGGGTCACCGAGTCCCTCGGGCTCCATGCCGTATTCGGGGGATTCCTCGCCGGGCTGGCCATGCCGCGGCGGGACGGCGTGCCGAACGTTCAGGTGCTGAAGCCGGTGGAACACACGTCCCGGATGTTGCTGCCGCTGTTCTTCGTCACGACCGGGCTGTCCGTCGACATCGGGACGCTGGGCGCGGACGGCCTGGCTGTGCTGGGTGTGATTCTGCTGGTCGCGGTCGTCGGCAAGACCGCGCCCGCCTACGGGGTGGCCCGCCTGCACGCTCTGGATGCCCGGCAGTCGGCGCTGGTCGCCGTCATGGTGAACACCCGTGGACTGACCGAGCTCATTGTCCTGGACATCGGCAGGTCCGCCGGGCTGATCGGCGAGCAGTTGTATGCCGTGCTCGTGCTCATGGCGCTGGTTACGACCTTCATGACGGGCCCCTTGCTCCAGCTACTGGGCAAGGAGAGGGACAAAGTCGGAAAGAAGAGTCGCTCGACAGAAGGTTTGGAGCTTCACCATTGAAGGTCGAAAACGATGCGTTCTGCGAACTGACTCTGCACGGACCGGAGACCGGACCATTTCCCCTGACCTGGGGGCAGGGGAACATGTGGGAGAGTATTGTCGCGCTGGGCTCGCGGTCGAGTCGGCTCAATATTTCCTGGACTTTCGCCGTGAAAAACGGGGTCAGGGTACCCGATGCGCTGACCCGCATCAGGAATTGCCTCGCGCAGTTCGACATCTTTCGCGTCTCGTTTGACGAACAGCGAGTGGAGCAGACATTCAAGGAGAAGGCCGACGTCAGAGTTTACGTGAGCGAGGCACCCACGGCCGCGATACGTGAAAATCCCTTCGCTTTCGATGAGACGCCAATTCGTCTGGAGTTGCTGCATGCCGGCGGGCTCGTCACGCATACCTCTGTGGTCCTGTCACATCTGGCCTTTGACGGAGGAGCCTGCCGGCCCCTGACAGGGATTCTTCGTGATGCCATCGAAGGGCATGGAGTCCCTGCGCAGGGGATGCAAACCGAAGAACTCATAGGATATGAACGGTCAGCTGCAGGCGTCCGTAGGAGCAACGCCGTTATCGGCGGCTGGGTGAGCGCCGCCACCCGGTTGCCGCCCGGCCGTGGCCTGCTGTCGACGACAGCAGGGGCGGACTCGGTGATTTCCATACGGTCGAGAGCAACGTCCATCGCGTCTCAGACGCTGAGCCTGAGGATCGGCGCGAGTGCAAGCAGTGTCATCCTCGCGGCTTTGGCGCGAGTTGTTCGCCAAGATTTCTACAGCGGACTCTCGGCCATGCCGCTGGTGTGTAACAATCGAATGCAGCCGGGTCTTTCGGAATTTATTGGACAAACACTCGGGAATGGGCTCTTCATCCTTCCCGAGCGTGTGGATGCGGAGTTTTCTTCGTATGTGAGGAATGCCTACTCTCGCGCTCTAGGCGCCTACCGTCGTGCCCGTTACGACTGCTTCGAGTGGCGTAATGTCCTTACCGATCTTTCGGCGAAAGGCCTTGCGACCGACCTGTCGTATTACTTCAATGACGTTCGTGCCGAACGCGACCCCTGGGCGGGCCTCGAAAATCAGATGAGTGAATTACGGGCAGGAGTGACCCGCCCGACCTCCATCGAAACGGTCGAGTGGCGTGGGATGAGCGATGCGACGTGCTTTGCGAGCCTCGACAGTATTGATCAGGACTGCCTCTTGACATTGGTTTGCGATGACAGCCAGATTTCGGAATCCGACGCTGTCGGGGTACTTGAAACGCTGGAGGATCTGCTCGTCAAGGAAGCTCTGAAATCCTGACAAGGAAAGGAACGCGTTCCTCATGCCGCCGATACTGAGTGTCGTCGTACCGATGTTCAATGTCGAAGAATACGTTTCTCTCTGTCTTGAGTCGCTCCTCGCTCAACAACTTGAGGACATCGAGGTAATTGTCATCGATGACGGCTCTACGGACGGATGCCGAGCCGTCGCCCACACCTGGGCGTGCAAGGATTCCCGTATCCGCCTGCTCACGCAGCGGAACGCAGGGCTGAGCGCCGCCCGAAACGTCGGCATCCGCGCGGCGCGAGGACAGTACCTGGCGTTCTGCGACAGCGATGACGTCGTGCCGAGTACTGGATACGCCTCCCTTGTCGGATCACTTGAGGCCACGGGCTCTGATATCGCTTCCGGGGACGTACGTCGGATCAGTAGTGCCGGCGCGCATCCACACCCCGGATACAAAGATGCGTTTGCGTACGACCGGCGGCGTACACATATTCGCCGCTATACCGCGCTGGTGCGCGACCGCATGGTGTGGAACAAAGTGTTCCGTCGCACCTTCTGGGATGCCAAAAATCTCACGTTCGCCTTGCCGGCGTACGAAGACGCTCCTGTGATGATGCGTGCTCATATAGAGGCGTCGGCGGTCGACGTGCTCTCGGAAGTCGTGTACTTCTGGCGAGTCCGAGAGAAGGGCGAACCGTCCATCACGCAACGCTGCGAAGAGCCGGACAATATCGCGGCCTGCATGCGGATGGTACTGGACGCATTCGAGGTGATCACAGCGCTTGCGGAGGAGCTGATCGCTCCGTATGCGGACGACATGTGCCGCGGAGACATACGAAAAACACTTCATTCGTTACGCATGCACGACGACGTGACATTGCGGGATGCGCTGCTGCTCGCTCGGTCGTTTGTGATGAGTGTACCGACCGATGTGATCCGAGCGCTGCCGCCGAAGGACCGGAAACTCATGGAGTTGCTGATCCGGAACGACCTGGCACAGATCCGGAGGATTCTGGAGAGCTAGCTCATGACCAGCCGTTGAGAAGTCGAGAAACCAGGCAGGAGGGAACGAGGCGATGGGTGACTCGAACGAGCCGGATGTCGATATCTATCAGCGGCCGTACGGATACCAGGAACGACTGACGTTGAACAGCGAATCGACAGTGAAGCTGATCACCATCAACGCAGGTCACCAGGTGAGCCTGCATCGCCATGAGAAGCGCGATGAGTGGTGGACGGTGCTTGACGGCCCGCTCAACGTCAAGGTCGGCGATCGCACATGGGTTGCCGTTTCCGGTGAGCGGGTTTGGGTGCCTCGTGGAGAGCGGCACTCCATAGGTAATGCAGGAAATACTCCACGCCGCTTCCTTGAGGTTGCCTTCGGAATCTTCGACGAGGGTGACATCCAGCGCTTGGCGGATGACCACGAGTGTTGAGCAGCCCCGAAAAGATGGAAGGATAACTGCCCAGGTGAGCACTGTTCCCGCCTTCGAATGGACCGAGCTCGACGACAAAGCGGTGGCTGTGAGCCGCGTACTGGCGGCCGATGCGGTGGAAAACTCCGGCGGCGGCCACGCGGGCACGGCGATGGCGCTTGCGCCGGCCGCGTACCTGCTCTTCCAACGCCTGCTGCGACATGACCCATCGGACCCGATGTGGGTGGGCCGCGACCGGTTCGTTCTTTCCTGCGGTCATTCGAGTCTGACGCTCTACATCCAGCTGTTCCTGTCGGGCTATGGCTTGACCATGAAGGACATCGCGTCCTTGCGGCAGTGGAACTCGCTCACGCCTGCGCACCCTGAGTACGGCCGCACCGCCGGAGTCGAGATGACCACGGGCCCCCTCGGCCAGGGCTTGGCCACGGCTGTCGGCATGGCAATGGCAGCGCGTAGGCAGCGTGGTCTTCTGGACCCGGATACGCCAGCCGGAGAGTCCGTTTTCGACCACACGGTGTGGGTCATGGCCGGTGACGGCGATCTTGAGGAAGGCGTGACGAGTGAGGCTTCCTCGCTTGCCGGTCATCAACGTCTCGGCAACCTTGTTGTCCTGTACGACGACAATCGAATATCGATGGAGGGTGATACAGGAATTGCGTTCAGCGAGGACGTGCTGGCGCGCTATGCGGCCTACGGCTGGCACACCCAGCGCGTCACGGACATCAATGACGTACAGACACTCAATGCGGCCTTGATCGCGGCGCGTGAAGAGATCGGCCGACCGTCCATCATCGCCGTTGAGTCAATCATCGGCTGGCCGGCGCCGAGCCTCCAGGGCACTGCAAGGGCTCATGGCTCTCCGCTCGGTGCGGACGAAGTGGCCGGAACAAAGCGCCTACTCGGTCTGCCGGAAGACCAGAGCCTTTATGTCCCGGATGAGGTACTTGCTCATGCTCGCCAGGTTGCCGAGCGTGGACGCGAGCTGCGCGCGGAATGGGATGTCCGCTTCGAAAAGTGGAGCAGCAGGAATCCGGAAGGGGCAGCGCTACTCGATCGTCTCCTCGCCCGTAGACTGCCTGCAAGCGGGGTATCCGGGCTGCCGGTGTTCTCGAACGGAAAGAACATCGCGACCCGCAAGGCGTCGGGCGAGATACTCAATGCGATCGCCAGGTCTCTGCCCGAGCTGTGGGGTGGATCCGCCGACCTTGGTCCGTCGAACTTCACGGGTATCCACGGCGCGGACAGTTTCCTGCCGGACGTTTCTGGCGGGTCGCAGTACGGGCTTAACCTGCACTTCGGTGTCCGCGAGCACGCCATGGGAGCGATCCTTAATGGAATGGCACTCTATGGATTCCGTGCCTACGGTGGTACGTTCCTCGTCTTCTCGGACTACATGCGTCCCGCGGTCCGCCTCGCAGCCATCATGGGCCTCCCCGTCATATACATCTGGACGCACGATTCCATCGGCCTCGGAGAAGACGGCCCGACGCATCAACCGGTCGAGCATATTGCCGCACTGCGTGCGATCCCGAATCTCGATGTCGTTCGTCCGGCCGACGCGAACGAGACGGCGATTGCGTGGCACACGATCTTGGAGAGAACCGATCGTCCTGCCGGTCTCCTGTTGTCCCGGCAGAATCTCCCCGTCTTCGATCGCACAACGTTCGGGGGGACCCAAGGCGTCGCGCGGGGAGGGTACGTACTCGTCGAAGCCTCTGCGGCCGCGGCCACGCCTCAGGTCATCCTCATCGGGACCGGTTCCGAGTTGCAGATCGCGGTCGCGGCCGCGGAACTGCTTGAGGCCGAGGGAATTCCGACGCGTGTGGTGTCGATGCCGTGCATCGAGTGGTTCAACGAACAGGACGCGGCATACCGTCGGTCTGTCCTGCCTCCGGAGGTGAGTGCCCGCGTGTCGATCGAAGCCGGCTCTGCCATGGGCTGGCGTGAATTCGTCGGCGAGTGCGGCGAGATTCTCAGCCTTGACCACTACGGTGCCAGCGCTCCGTACGAGGTCCTCTATGAACAGTACGGGCTGACTGTGGACCGTATGGTGGCTGCCGCTCGCAACAGCCTTTCAAGGCTGTGCTGGGAGGGAAAATCAGTCCATGAGTGAATTTCAGGAAGACGGGGCGCGTACGGCTGAGACCCTCCGGGAAGTAGCCAAGGCTTTCGGAGTTCCGGAAGTCAAAGGAGAAGATCATTTCGCGCAGCTTGGCGCGAACTCTGTCTCGTTGCTGCGTCTGATGTCGGCCCTCCAGGAGAAATACGACATCACCATCGACCTGGTGGACATATTCCAAGCCCGGACGGTGGCCGAACTGGTTGTATTGGTAGAAAATGCCACGGTGCGCTGAAGGGGAGTAGAGCATGGTGCAGGAGCCGGTTTCGCTGTGGGCGCAGACGACCGACGTGGATTACATGCGCATGGAAGGGCGGGATGCCCATCCATCCTATTGCTGGGTGACCCGGAAACTCATGGAGATCTACGGTGAGAAAAGGGTTGAAATTCTTGACTGCGGCGTCATGTCGGGCACCACGTTCGCCAAACTGAAGGAGGCCGGTCTAGATTTCGACTACACCGGAATAGATGTCGGTGAACCGCTGGTGAAATCCTGCCGGGAGAGGTTCCCCGAAGCCCGGTGGGAGCAGATGAATGTCCTGGACCTCAGTTTTTCCGGCGATTCGTTCGATGTCGTGAACTGTCGTCATCTGCTGGAGCATCTGCCGTACTACGAGACCGCGGTGCGTGAGATGTTCCGCGTCGCCAGGCGGTATGTGGTCGTCTGTTTCTTCCAGGCCCCGCGTGACCCCGAGGTCCTTCTGCGACGCGATACGGCCGGAGGATACATATGGTTGAATCGCTATTCTCCGGGTCCATTCGAACACCTGTTGGGCGAGCTGTCGAGCGCATTCGAGTGCGTTGACATCGCGCACGGTCGACGAGTCGATCGAATCTATTTCTGCACCAAGAAGCCGTGACGGGTGGAAGCGGATGGTGGTGTGTGATGGAAGACGAGATACGCGCGATTCTCAACGACTCGGGAGTTCTGGGCGATGCTGCCTGGAACATCGGAAGCGACGTGGAACTCCGCTCGTTGGGGGTTGACTCCATGCAGGTCGTACAGATCCTGCTGGAGATCGAGAGACGACTGGGCATCGAGGTCCCCGACGAGAAGCTTGTGCCTGAGACCTTCCGCACGATCGAGTCGATCGCCGCCGTGGTCGAATGCGTGTACTGACATGCACATCTTGGACTCACAGAAATATTCTGCAGAGGGAGCGGAAATTGGCACCCAAGGACACTGAATCGAGCTGCGTCGAGTTCCGTGGTGCTACCTCTGGGAGTTCTGCCCTCACCTGGGGGCAGAAGCAGATGTGCATGTGGATGGCAGATTCGGCACCATATATCGAACACATGAATCTCGGCGTTCTAGTCGAATGCACCAGGCCCACTTCTCTTGAGGATGTGCGCGATGCTCTGAAAGTCGTCATCGAGCGTCACGAGGCCCTGCGTACACGATTGAATGTCCGAGAGGACGGGACTTTCGAGCAAATGGTGTGCGCTGCCGGGAAGGTGCCTATCGGCATTCATGGAAACGCTACCTGGAATGACTCAGGCACGATCCTGGAGGAACTCAAGAGTCTCCCCTTCACGATTTTTGAGTGGCCGCTGCGTATCGCAGTCATCACTTCAGGGGAACTCGTGGCAGGAATAGTGCTCTGTCTGTTTCATGTCGGGATGGACGGCTGGTCTCTTCAGGTACTGCACAGGGACATCGAAGAGTTTCTCCTGGCGACCCCTGAGGAACGAGACGTTCTGTCTGGCTCTCCTCCTCGGCCGCTGCTCCAGCCGAGGGAGCATGCCCAGGCGCAGCTTCGTGAGGTCGGAAGTGAATGCGAGGCCCGCGCTGAGAAGTTCTGGACGTCGCAGCTCATGAAATTCTCGAACGCTCGGTTTCCTGTGGCATTCAAGCCCTCAGAAGAACCTCGTTTTTCTCACGTCACCATGCAGTCCTTCGCTGTGTCGCGTGCGTTGTCGGAGGCTTCTGTCCGGTACGGGGTAAGTGTCAACACGTTGCTGATCTCTTCCTTCTCGCTGGTTCTGAGTGTGATGAGCGGTCTGGAGGACGCCACGTTCCGACTTTTCTGCGCCAACCGAACGGCTTCGAGTCAACACTCCATCGGAAACTTCTCCCAGATTGTGCCGGTGGCCGTCAAGGTATCCGACCTGCCGTTCCGTGAGATCCTCAAAGGAGCGTTGAAGACTTCGTTTGCCGCCTACCGTGTAGGTGAGCGCGATCCTCACCGGCTGGACCGGATCGTGGATTCGGTT contains the following coding sequences:
- a CDS encoding chlorinating enzyme — encoded protein: MSVTPTADRSFALSPEELKQFHEQGFIGPFKVYEVEEMRRIWRRERIQLMDRSMAVYQGHAAESGNTNISNYDRHLDSAVLADHITRPQIADRVSSVLGPDVLCWRSEFFPKYPGDEGTDWHQADTFANASGKPQILWPEGTEDFGGTITVWTAFTEANEETGCLQFIPGTHQTMFYDETKRMHYDPDRINHEKKKGVRRGFFGYDYRELQKDPDWEPDETQAVPMVMRPGEAILFWSTLMHASLPHAGRTQEMRLGFAGRYVPTSVRVYPDTDVVEEYGGSVSLERYGAVLVSGEDRYSHNRLATETTRGHAFKRRA
- a CDS encoding alpha/beta fold hydrolase, which translates into the protein MTAHEGNATGTTRVTTQDGVTLRVRSAGDPGRPAVLIVSACGMPAALCDEWLGLLGRDHHALTWETRGLFGGPHGTGEDAGTFDRMGHGAADQAGDLLAVLDHHRIPRAHLMGLCGGAVLALRVAAEHADRVASMSLWHGDFELGTDAPKTSHQRNLRALMDIAAESRQSAAMVHAAVPRNTTAELPPDLAGLVLHPFRDAETFYRYSLLNGALMAEDVRDALPAVKAPTLVVTSEDDQTAHPAGSHAVATGLARSRMHVAPHGDHLSVFRAGDGLTAVALEFLAEADEQRVRRSI
- a CDS encoding cation:proton antiporter; the encoded protein is MSHLIATVLGDVALVVLVSWLCGGLARRLGQPAVIGQIFAGIALGPTLLGRLPGDPSTYLFPAEARPFLAMLAQTAVVLFMFAAGYEIDFRTFRAGRAAVSIAVAALLVPMALAVAVVEWCGGLFSAVDPGHADQGSFAMFMAVAVSITALPVLAAIVRERGAAGTPAGTVAIAAAGFMDVAAWLVLIAVLSDAGQTTRWPWPTVLALLAVFSAFLFAVVRPVLRWWLERPAAVMSDPVPVALVLALGSAWVTESLGLHAVFGGFLAGLAMPRRDGVPNVQVLKPVEHTSRMLLPLFFVTTGLSVDIGTLGADGLAVLGVILLVAVVGKTAPAYGVARLHALDARQSALVAVMVNTRGLTELIVLDIGRSAGLIGEQLYAVLVLMALVTTFMTGPLLQLLGKERDKVGKKSRSTEGLELHH
- a CDS encoding glycosyltransferase family 2 protein, whose protein sequence is MPPILSVVVPMFNVEEYVSLCLESLLAQQLEDIEVIVIDDGSTDGCRAVAHTWACKDSRIRLLTQRNAGLSAARNVGIRAARGQYLAFCDSDDVVPSTGYASLVGSLEATGSDIASGDVRRISSAGAHPHPGYKDAFAYDRRRTHIRRYTALVRDRMVWNKVFRRTFWDAKNLTFALPAYEDAPVMMRAHIEASAVDVLSEVVYFWRVREKGEPSITQRCEEPDNIAACMRMVLDAFEVITALAEELIAPYADDMCRGDIRKTLHSLRMHDDVTLRDALLLARSFVMSVPTDVIRALPPKDRKLMELLIRNDLAQIRRILES
- a CDS encoding phosphomannose isomerase type II C-terminal cupin domain; its protein translation is MGDSNEPDVDIYQRPYGYQERLTLNSESTVKLITINAGHQVSLHRHEKRDEWWTVLDGPLNVKVGDRTWVAVSGERVWVPRGERHSIGNAGNTPRRFLEVAFGIFDEGDIQRLADDHEC
- the tkt gene encoding transketolase produces the protein MSTVPAFEWTELDDKAVAVSRVLAADAVENSGGGHAGTAMALAPAAYLLFQRLLRHDPSDPMWVGRDRFVLSCGHSSLTLYIQLFLSGYGLTMKDIASLRQWNSLTPAHPEYGRTAGVEMTTGPLGQGLATAVGMAMAARRQRGLLDPDTPAGESVFDHTVWVMAGDGDLEEGVTSEASSLAGHQRLGNLVVLYDDNRISMEGDTGIAFSEDVLARYAAYGWHTQRVTDINDVQTLNAALIAAREEIGRPSIIAVESIIGWPAPSLQGTARAHGSPLGADEVAGTKRLLGLPEDQSLYVPDEVLAHARQVAERGRELRAEWDVRFEKWSSRNPEGAALLDRLLARRLPASGVSGLPVFSNGKNIATRKASGEILNAIARSLPELWGGSADLGPSNFTGIHGADSFLPDVSGGSQYGLNLHFGVREHAMGAILNGMALYGFRAYGGTFLVFSDYMRPAVRLAAIMGLPVIYIWTHDSIGLGEDGPTHQPVEHIAALRAIPNLDVVRPADANETAIAWHTILERTDRPAGLLLSRQNLPVFDRTTFGGTQGVARGGYVLVEASAAAATPQVILIGTGSELQIAVAAAELLEAEGIPTRVVSMPCIEWFNEQDAAYRRSVLPPEVSARVSIEAGSAMGWREFVGECGEILSLDHYGASAPYEVLYEQYGLTVDRMVAAARNSLSRLCWEGKSVHE
- a CDS encoding acyl carrier protein, translated to MSEFQEDGARTAETLREVAKAFGVPEVKGEDHFAQLGANSVSLLRLMSALQEKYDITIDLVDIFQARTVAELVVLVENATVR
- a CDS encoding class I SAM-dependent methyltransferase, with the translated sequence MVQEPVSLWAQTTDVDYMRMEGRDAHPSYCWVTRKLMEIYGEKRVEILDCGVMSGTTFAKLKEAGLDFDYTGIDVGEPLVKSCRERFPEARWEQMNVLDLSFSGDSFDVVNCRHLLEHLPYYETAVREMFRVARRYVVVCFFQAPRDPEVLLRRDTAGGYIWLNRYSPGPFEHLLGELSSAFECVDIAHGRRVDRIYFCTKKP
- a CDS encoding phosphopantetheine-binding protein; amino-acid sequence: MEDEIRAILNDSGVLGDAAWNIGSDVELRSLGVDSMQVVQILLEIERRLGIEVPDEKLVPETFRTIESIAAVVECVY
- a CDS encoding condensation domain-containing protein; translated protein: MAPKDTESSCVEFRGATSGSSALTWGQKQMCMWMADSAPYIEHMNLGVLVECTRPTSLEDVRDALKVVIERHEALRTRLNVREDGTFEQMVCAAGKVPIGIHGNATWNDSGTILEELKSLPFTIFEWPLRIAVITSGELVAGIVLCLFHVGMDGWSLQVLHRDIEEFLLATPEERDVLSGSPPRPLLQPREHAQAQLREVGSECEARAEKFWTSQLMKFSNARFPVAFKPSEEPRFSHVTMQSFAVSRALSEASVRYGVSVNTLLISSFSLVLSVMSGLEDATFRLFCANRTASSQHSIGNFSQIVPVAVKVSDLPFREILKGALKTSFAAYRVGERDPHRLDRIVDSVISVRGVDPDLECFVNIHGYGDSHATRRETEAAPDTAIQPTDIRKAGGIEEWEPGKFYLDVWSVSECCEMSLQADTALFSSDQLMEFLRCFEEVLLKIVDAEDLSAQEIVGDAKFISDVRREDFLVRIDESWVDLKAVHEMLSEALSTETVQIFTKGEGPVRSSLTAYLTLDQQSCDPRDVHRILLAEIKRRRFVVTPHWYVICESCPSLPATEEEWRLRGVVAEGSGRS